The Candidatus Bathyarchaeota archaeon region TCGTCGGGGGCTTCCACATGCACAAAAACCAAATCGTTGGTTTCCAATGCTTTTATGGCGGCGTCGGCTTTGCCCTCATAGTTGGTGTTGTAGAGCCCTGTTGCGCCTTCTACGTTTATGATTTCCATGCCTGCGTAGGCGCCGATGCCTTTGACGAGGTCAACAGCGGATATGACGGCGGATTTTACGCCGAATTTCTCTTTGAGTGTGGGCATGGTGGGTTTTTTGCCGCCGCCCCAAGGCCAAATCAGGTTGCCTGGGCGATGGGCGCTCATTTCGCGGGCGATGTTAACCGGGTGGTCTTTGAGGATTTCTCGGGAGCCTAAAATCATGTCGCGGAGGAGTTGGGCGGTTTTTTCTGCTTGCGGTGCCAATGCCTTTGGCAGAATCTCTGAGACTTGGACGCCTCTTGCGTCATGGGGCGGTGTGCATTTGATTAGTTCGGGTGTGGTAAAGTTTCTTAGGATTAAGAAGTGTCTGTAGTCGAGGCCTGAGTAGAATTCGATTTCGCCTGGCTTGTCATATTTTTTCTTCACTGCCGCGATTAACTCGGCGGCTTCTTCGGTGGTTATGTGGCCTGCGGAGTAGTCGGCTATGGCGCCGTTTTCTTCGGTTATGATGTTGCAGCGATAAGCGGTGTCGTTTGGACCCAGTTTTAAGCCTCGTGCGGGTACTTCAAGCGGGCCTCTGCCAGGGCAGAAACGAACGGGATCGTAGCTGAGTACGGAACATATGGCTACGTCTGAGCCTGGAGTGCATTGGTCGGGAACGTTTTTTATGAGTCCGCTTTGTCCTCTGGCGGCTATGGCGTCCATGTTGGGTTTGTGGGCGGCTTGGAGGGGGGTTTTGTTGCCTAATTCGGGGATGGGGTAGTCGGACATGCCGTCTCCGACGATGAGTATGTACTTCATGGATGGCACCGTTGTTTGTGGATGGTTAATGTGGGGCGTGTATTTATCTTCTTATTGCCAGAAAATGGGGGTTGGATGTTGGGTTGGCTTGGTTTTTGGTGGGGTTGGTTTAGGGTGAATCTGGATTTGTGTGAAGTAATCTTTTAATTGGGTTTTTGGTTTGTTTCTGTATAATTGTATTAAGTAATAATATACCCTAATCTGTAGGATAGCAGGCTTCGATGACACAAAGACAAGAAAACAACAACTTCAACCCAGTTATCATAGACGCCACCACAAAAGAACCCGTAGACAAAGACTGCCTACTCGAAATCCTAAAAGCCCACCACGTCGACACCGCCCCCGTGGAAAACCCCCAAATCCGCCTCGAAGATGTCCTGCCCACCCTGCGAAAAGCCAAAATCATCCTCCCCCAAGCATTCTACAAAGACCTAGCCGACAGATTAGGCATGCCCTTCATCGACTATCAGAAGGTAACTAAACTCTACCAAGAAGAAAAAAGAAGTAAACTCATAACCGTCATGCCTTACCCAGTTATAAGCAAATACAAAGTCATCCCCCTAGAAATCGAGGGGTGCTGCGTAGATTTAGCTGTCGACAACCCCTTAGACCGCCGCGTTCTACTCACCATCCAGTACCTTTTCCCCACCCGACAAATCAGCCTCCACGTCGTCTCAGCGAAATCCATGGAGTGGGCTATCGACAACATCTATCGGGAAATTCACAAAAAAACCGCCATGCTGGACCTCTTCAACCGTACACCTGACCAGTCAGCTTACAAGGTTTTGATGCCTAACCAAAAAACCTTCATCATAGCCGTCATCGCCGCCGTAGCGGTTGCAGCTATAATTAACTCTATGGTTACGTTTATGGTGCTCTTTGCAGCCATAAGCATCGGCTACTTCATCGTTAACCCCATCAAAATCTACATTTCACTGCGCGGATTCAAAGGCGGCAGAGCACCAACCAGAATCACAAAAGGGGAAATGGAGTGGACAAGAGACGAAGACCTACCAACTTACACCGTGCTCATCCCAGTTTTCCGCGAATCAGCCATGCTGGGACAGAACCTACGCAACATGTACAACATCAACTACCCCCGAGACAAACTCGACATCAAAGTTCTCATGGAAGAAAAAGACGAAGAAACCATAAACGAAGCAAAACGCCTCGGGTTGTTTGGGTGCCCAGAGAAAATGGTAGAAGGCATCCCCAAAGAGGAATACACCGAGTTCCTAAAACTCTTCGACCCCCTAATCATCCCCAAAGCGGACATCACAACCAAGCCCCGTGCCTGCAACTACGGCTTACTGCGAGCCAGAGGGGAACTCTGCGTCATCTACGACGCCGAAGACAAACCCGACCCAGATCAACTCAAAAAAGCCGCCATAGTCTTCCTGCGGTCACCTGAAGAAGTAGTCTGTTTACAGTCAAAGTTGAACTTCTACAACGCTGACGAAAACCTCCTAACTAAATGGTTTAGCATCGAATACGCAAACTGGTATGAATTCTACCTCCAAGGCTTGGACTGGATTGATGCACCCATACCTTTAGGTGGAACCAGCAATCACTTCCGCAAAAAAGGCCTCGACGAGTTAGGCCGCTGGGATCCCTACAACGTCACCGAAGACGCCGACTTAGGCATCAGACTATCGCGTAAGAAACTCAAAACCGAAATGATAGACAGCTACACCTACGAGGAAGCCACCCTGACCCCTAAATGCTGGGTCGTTCAGAGGTCACGATGGTACAAAGGGCACCTTCAAACCTACCTAGTACACATGCGAAACCCCAGAAAACTATACCGAGACTTGGGCGCAGCAAAATTCTGGAAGCTACAGTTAACGTTTGGAACAAGCGTGTTTATTCCAGTAATTAACCCTGTGTTGTGGGCTGTTTTAGGCGTAAGCCTCATCGCGCCGAACGCTTTAGGGTGGCTTATACCGCCTCTGCTGGCGCCGATTTGCCTCTTCAACCTCATAGTCGGCAACCTCTCATACCTCTCAATCTACGTCGTGGCCTGCATGAAACTCAAAAAATACCGCTACATCCCCTACGCATTATTGATGCCAGCGTACTGGGCACTGCTGAGTGTAGCTGCTTGGAGAGGGCTTATTCAACTCATAAAGAAGCCCTTCTACTGGGACAAAACCACCCATGGCGTCTCCAAAGTCGCCAGAGACAAATGCGTCACCTAAAGCTAATGCTTAGGCGCTATGGTGTGCCAAACTTTTCTTTTCACAAAAATAAACGAAGTTACCCCCGTAACAAGCGTCGTAGCTACCAGCAAAATGTTAGCCGCCGTCACCCACTCAGGCTCAAAAACCATCCCAACCAAAACCGCAACGGACACATACAACGAAAAAGCC contains the following coding sequences:
- a CDS encoding cofactor-independent phosphoglycerate mutase, producing MKYILIVGDGMSDYPIPELGNKTPLQAAHKPNMDAIAARGQSGLIKNVPDQCTPGSDVAICSVLSYDPVRFCPGRGPLEVPARGLKLGPNDTAYRCNIITEENGAIADYSAGHITTEEAAELIAAVKKKYDKPGEIEFYSGLDYRHFLILRNFTTPELIKCTPPHDARGVQVSEILPKALAPQAEKTAQLLRDMILGSREILKDHPVNIAREMSAHRPGNLIWPWGGGKKPTMPTLKEKFGVKSAVISAVDLVKGIGAYAGMEIINVEGATGLYNTNYEGKADAAIKALETNDLVFVHVEAPDEAGHVGDYKLKVKTIEDLDSRLIGKIMSAMKEPYAIAILPDHPTPIKLRTHSRDPVPFVIAAPSLKPDGVTVFDEESAKKGGFGLVEKEYLLSLLLSYR
- a CDS encoding glycosyltransferase; amino-acid sequence: MTQRQENNNFNPVIIDATTKEPVDKDCLLEILKAHHVDTAPVENPQIRLEDVLPTLRKAKIILPQAFYKDLADRLGMPFIDYQKVTKLYQEEKRSKLITVMPYPVISKYKVIPLEIEGCCVDLAVDNPLDRRVLLTIQYLFPTRQISLHVVSAKSMEWAIDNIYREIHKKTAMLDLFNRTPDQSAYKVLMPNQKTFIIAVIAAVAVAAIINSMVTFMVLFAAISIGYFIVNPIKIYISLRGFKGGRAPTRITKGEMEWTRDEDLPTYTVLIPVFRESAMLGQNLRNMYNINYPRDKLDIKVLMEEKDEETINEAKRLGLFGCPEKMVEGIPKEEYTEFLKLFDPLIIPKADITTKPRACNYGLLRARGELCVIYDAEDKPDPDQLKKAAIVFLRSPEEVVCLQSKLNFYNADENLLTKWFSIEYANWYEFYLQGLDWIDAPIPLGGTSNHFRKKGLDELGRWDPYNVTEDADLGIRLSRKKLKTEMIDSYTYEEATLTPKCWVVQRSRWYKGHLQTYLVHMRNPRKLYRDLGAAKFWKLQLTFGTSVFIPVINPVLWAVLGVSLIAPNALGWLIPPLLAPICLFNLIVGNLSYLSIYVVACMKLKKYRYIPYALLMPAYWALLSVAAWRGLIQLIKKPFYWDKTTHGVSKVARDKCVT